GTGAAAATTCAAGTGCTTTTTCCAAACATGTAGTGGCAGAGGTTAGAAATTATAGAAATATTCCATTGGTGAGAGATTGGCGTATGATCAAGGAAGAAGGCAGAGAAGCTTTTTGGAatagaataaaggtataaatattttttgttactTGAAGAGAGTAGAATAAGTCAATGTTTATAGTAATAATTAATttgcttgaatttttttattagtatAGGAACCCAACAGTCAACCTAAAGTCAAACTTCTGCTAATGCACCTGTGTATCCGTATACAAGCTATAATCAGCAACCTCCTTCACATCCGATGTATCCGACACAGCCCATGACATACATGCAGCAGCCACCCATGGCTTACATGCAGCAACCACCATATCAAATGCCTTTATATCGACCCAAGATGCCTTCTTCTTATGGGATTTGCCTGGATGTTCCAATTGGAGTGTTTTCTGGAATGCTCGCATGTGCTCCATTATATGTTGACATGGCGAAGGTTTTTGGATCACAAGGAGGATCTGAAGAAGGATCCAGGGAAGGAACTGGGTCACATTCGGGCTCCAGTTCTGCTGAGTAGTGTATGTGGTTCGCTTTCTTGTCGGTTATGTATGACACTTGTGCTAGCATTTATAGTctctatttctttttcttttttgtatgtTGTATTTGTAATGTCGGATTTAATGTTTGTTATAACGGATGAGTTTTTGTatgttatgtaaaatataaaatgtttgtTATGAGTATTTTTTAATGGTTACCTCGGCCTATGTATGAAATATAgttgaaattattttgatataATTTGTTGTAATTATTATTAACTAAAAACTGAGGAAGTTCtgttaaaatatattatttttggtTTAAACTTTATTTACTACGCttatgtttcatggttttcaacatttagtacatcaagtttttttcatcccagagtcatacctaaagtgttaattttgggacagtctcaaacatccgttagtcaaactgttagttctcccgttaagtgatgacatggcGCCCAGGTGGACAATGACttggcgccacgtgtcattaaaaaatattaaaataattaagtaaAAGTTAAAAACAATAACCATCCCTCCCCCCAAcccagaaggagaagaagaagaagaagaagaatgaggaagaaggagaagaagaagaagaagaaacgaatctgcaacccaaaagaagaagaaaaaaaaaatcaaatctgcaaccaaaaagaagaagaagaagaaaaaaaaagaaaaaaaaacaaacctgcaacccagaagaaaaagaagaatgaggaggaagaaggagaagaagaagaagaagaagaataaaaaaaaaaaacgaatctgcaacccagaagaagaaaaagaaaaagaaggaggaggaagaagaaaaaaaaaaaacaacaacccaaacccagttcgtcctccccccccccccaccgcGACCGCAAACGCGTACCCAGAAGGTTCTTCTTatgggttgcagattcggtttttttttttcttcttctaattctctttcttcctcattcttcttctccttcttcttctctttcttctgggttgcagattcggtttttttttttctttttttttttcttcttcttcttctccttcttcctccttcttctgggttgcagattcgatttttttttctctttttcttcttcttcttcttctccttcttcctcctcattcttctttttcttctgcgttgcagatttgttttttttttctttttttttcttcttcttcttctttttggttgcagattcggtttttttttaacttttatttaattaattattttaatattttttaatgacacgtggcacccaatcattgtccacCTGGGCGCCActtcatcacttaacgggagaactaatagtttgactaacggatgtatgagactattCCAAAactaacactttaggtatgactttgggatgaaaaaaacttgatgtactaaatgttgaaaaccatgaaacatgagggtagtaaacagagtttaacccattatttttttatatatctgGTGTCGCTTATGGACGGCAACaacataattattttatttatggaGATGTTAGGTAATGTTGGTTACGACCGACAGTAGCtcaactattttatttatttaacttaCATGATGTCGGTTTGGACTGACATTAAGTgtgatatttttattgtttatttgttacttaatgTTGGTTTTGACCGCCATCATATCAGATtttaatgtcgcttataagcGATGTAAAAGCCGATGTCGCTTTTAAGTGGCGGTgttgttcatttttattttatattactttgcttcttggTGGCAGATTAAGGGGGTTAAGCAACGTCATTACCCTTTTGGTGACGGTAGTATTGGTGTCGATTCTTGTCACATCTcggtgaaggaattattttgtaaaacatgttcatttgagcaacatcatatagcatgcaattaacaattaaaaggcggaatcatgcttgtatgtactcaaaaacaaaacatgaccatgaaattcaaagcctagtagattggtgaaccaataatcaactcaaaacataagtgagttgaaattaatacctttgtagattcctctttgcataagcaaaggctaatcacccaaagagataagggccttcattccttgcttcttagatccatggatttggatggaagaataggttctccaagttcccaaaattgagaacctctaattctcgacaccaaggttcgattgtagaagaaatgagtgaccttggagtagtaggattgctagatgtaccctccaaggtgttggcctctttagagagaaaatggagagacaattctcaccaattttcccccaaaataaacccttttaacacttaatgaatatttggctataaaatcatttatatagtcacttctttaagtgacctaaacaaccaaaaccctaattcatttcatcatggctggccatttaggggattttgggcttttgggctttaatgaatcttcattcattaaattgtcatacaacttaagttaatgggcttgacgttcgaagcccattgggccttaaggtccaaaactatcccgaagtctttaacgaacttattcgtttgattaattaacatattaattaatccttgccataaataaatgattaaaccatttaatcattcttactcatttccgtttaatctccaatctccacctttcacggtgtgcgatccattaggttccttttagcgaggtagtgggcgattaaaaccattttacatcgattgtgaattgaaactattttcaattctccctttagtgattatacacgtttagggcttccacaaaccatgagtgacacctagcagcatatcatggttacctaagctaatcagaagaggttagagaacctattcagttcgagattacaaatgcaatacggtccttctctaatctaatactcttgaccacattgtttggtttgatagtttattttctcatgtctactatccaatgtgtgtcttgtgcttatatgattaccttgaatgtgattaggaacgcattcccaaatctcattcatactctggccagagattcaaatcatatcagagagtattctccttcaaacggtttgaaggttagagatcccttgttgcgcattcacttgtctccatagctaagcggcttgaccccaacgatgccgtggacaccctcctggtgggatgactttgacataatcaaagatcaaggtcttaaccacaagacaactatgatgcctcaggtcaaaggactactttgcattatcccaaccatgagttctcatgtgacatggaatatgagaactcttcgttgatcgcgttcagtgaactcattctctattgagcacctaccgtacttgtcttgatgtcacacacaccaatgactagagactaatcactctctctgagagaagacatagtacgtaccgatcttgacggactgtcaatgcccaattggcaatcctatgatcaggaacgtttaggatgtgtctacgaaagaatggtctcaagaatctaacttcattagattacattctcccaatcacaaattccttggactttattgtttaagcatataacatttatatgagacggctcaaacaataatctatgccctttatatgttaaactagattagtttaacatgtgaaatgtccgtaaagtatcatcacatgattggctttagggcacatttccaacactcggcccaggcccccaccacatcccgagctcaactccgctgtagcacgatattgttcgctttgggccccaaccacgtcctcacggttttgtttctgggaactcacacgagaacttcccagtgggtcacccatcatggaaaTGTTCTCGCctaaactcgcttaactttggagttctgatggaacccgaagccagtgaactcccaaaaggcctcgtgctaggaaaagatgggaatatacatataaagcttataagaatccactcccctgggcgatgtgggatgttacaatccacccccccttaggggcccaacgttCTTGTTGGCACACTCACACCACAcggcagagtggctctgataccaaattgtcacatcccagcccggacctccatcacatcccgggctcgactccgccgtagcacgatattgcccactttgggccccgaccacgccttcacggttttgtttctgggaactcacacgagaacttcccagtgggtcacccatcttaggattgctctcgcgcaatctcgcttaacttcagagttcctaagGGACCCGAAACCAGTAAGCTCtaaaaaggcctcgtgctaggtagagatgggaatatacatataaggcttacaagatccattcccctaggcgatgtgggatgttacaatctaccccccttaggggcctgacgtccttGTCGGCATACTTCCGGCTAGGGATtggttctgataccaaattgtcacattccGACctgagcccccaccacatcccgggttcaactctaccgtagcacgatattgtccgttttgggccccgaccttgccctcacggttttatttctgggaactcacacgagaacttcctagtgagtcacccatcctaggattgctctcgtgcgatttcgcttaacttcgaagttcctacggaacctggaaaccaatgagctcccaaaaggcctcgtgctaggtagagatgggaatatacatatacggcttacatgatccactcccctgggcgatgtgggatgttataataaattgtcacatcccggcccaagcCCCCACCACAGCTcgagctcgactccgccgtagcacgatattgtccgctttgggcccctaccacgccctcacggttttgtttctgggaactcacacgagaacttcccaacgggtcacccatcatgggactGCTCTCGCGCaatcttgcttaacttcggagttcctacggaacttgAAAcaagtgagctcccaaaatgcctcgtgctaggtagagatgggaatatacatataaggcttataggatccactcccctgagcaatgtgggatgttacagttcTTTTATCCAACATTGCACTATTTAATGTcggatttttaccaaaaatccgACATTAATTGGTGTTTCTTGTCGGTTTTACACCGCTAGTGATGtccccttttgtagtagtgttggAAGTGTTTGAAATGACCGAAAACGCTTTTAAAGAATATGTTTTTGGGttgcaaaagcacttgaagtgctttttgCAAGACATAGTGGTGGAGCCAACATGGGTTCTTTGGTTGTCCTTGACCCCAACAACTTCAAAAGCcccatatatatttgtgttgtatattgtatttgacCCTATAAACACCTAaggcaaactaaattacaaccttATTCTCCTacttcttctattttcttctatcgtatttgtcttccttttctctcttcttgtaTGAAATACTTTAGTTGAAAAGCCTTGGCATCCTTCAACATTACTATCCTGCTTCCACATTTAACAAGCCTCTACAAATAATAGTAGTTGTCGACATATGTTGGCATAAACTTTCGGCATATGTTGATAAGAATTGGCAGGTGCCTATTAGGTGCTTGACGAAATGGCCCGATGAAGCTTATTTGGTTGATATTATGACCCCATTATTTGAAAATCCTTGCTACGCACTGGCAAAACAAACTAGTTTTGTGCTTCTTCCAATAATCACTTTTACATGATTtacttacatttttattaaagattgttttcaaaaatattttcaccaaaaacatttttaaccatattaaaaacactttcaaatgagttaatatttttttagtcaCGTGACGAACCCTACAAACATAACAAAATATACTTCATTACAAAACCAATTTTCTTGTCGTTCATGGGCGTAAATTTACTAAGTTAAAACTCCAGAACGGTatcaattattttttgggagttttaaaaaaatacttccattactgttcatttttaacgaaaaaccacattttttccttttttggtaCTACTGacttacacctttatttgtcatttttcattaaaactaaattatttttcgttaattttcctttatttttaacTATAATCTTATCTTAATGAATtcacagatttttttttttttaatttggtttatgGATGTCTTGAATCTTTGAGATGAGTGGGAAAGATTGCATTTGATTGTTTGACAAGcaaattgaataaatatatGGATTCCTTAATCTTGACTTTTGACTCTGTGTTATTGGGACTCAATGTGTCTATGTGCAGTGATCAAACGCGTCTCCCGCATCACAATTGTAGAGAGCATCAATTCAAAGGCACACACTCTCTTGTGGACAAGTTTTCCAATGCCAATTTCCACATGCTCCACTTCCTCTGCATAATCTTGTTTAATTTTCTCGGTTGTTGACTTGTTTAGCTCCAATATCACCAACATTATTCCTGTTCAACATCTTAGTACATTCTCGTTGCACTTCGCTTGTAGTACTCTACTGGTATTTCTCGTAGTATCATCTGTTAATATACTTTTCAACACTTGCATGAAAGTATTACGTTTAGCAAGATATTtatttcaaaaatttcaaattttctacGTATTTTACTACGAGTAGTATACACACATTACTTGTCACGCAGTTTTGCTCCCCAACTAAATTGCTCTTGATCTTTGAAGGGTGAAAAAAACTATTTGATGAGAATCAGGACACCCTCACAGAGAATTTTTTTAGACTTGACGACCACATAACATTTATAATAAAATGTTTTGTTAATATCTTACTTTACAGAAGTAGACATGTTCACATTTCTAGAATGAATGTGTTTCTTCCATACATGGATAAGATGACGGTCAACAAATCATTAACGGAGACTACATGATATATTGTTTCTCCAAAGAAATGTATTTGCTCAAAATTGATTCGACCCTCTAGTTAGTTTAGAACATCGTTTGTGTGAAAAATTATTTCCGAACCCccaatatttaatatttaagcacaaaacataaacttgatCTTCAAAACTTACCCTTGATCATGAAACTTAGAACTTTGACCACAATAGTAACTACGGCAAATACCTTTATAGGGTTTGGAGATTTGGCGCGTGCTGCCGCCACCAACAACCATCACTTCACTTCCCGGTAGAAAATGGAAAAGGAAGGGCATTATGGTAATCTCGATCTGTCCGTAGAAGAAGGACATAAAAGCAGGGCAGCGACAAACAAACAGTAAGGGACAAAAAACCTTCAAATCCAGTAACTCCAACAAAAGATCCGCGTCGATGACAAATCCATCCGACTTCTTAATTGATTGTTGTTTGTTGACTGTTGAGATTTCAGCAAAAAAGCACACAAAAATCCCAGTTTCTGTAGAGTTAGAAGCACGTCTGTGTTCCTCTTGGAAAATAAGCACTTCTGTGTTTTTTCACGGAAACCGCCTCTCCAACTCCAAGCTTACTTTTTTGACCGcccactctctctctatctcccctctttctttctctctctacagcTGCTAATGCCCATGTTTTGTATGTTATGAACAACACAAGCTCTACAAGTAGCCTGTTCACATCTGTGAGAAGCAGTTTGTAAATGCTTTTCTCAAAGCTTTGAATACATCAACAACTCGTGGGCTTTgaaccaaagaaaataaaaaaagggaaagaaaactcAAGCGTTGAATCCAAAACACTTCCCCCCACCATTCCCTCTTCTGTCTTCCAATTCCACGGCAACCAAATCCccaaaacttttttattgaCCTTGAATTCAAAGTTTCATCGTTTTCCATTTTTTCCATCTTCCAAATTTCCAATTCCGTCGTTTCGACACGTATTCGAAGGAGACTAGTGGGGTTAGTTGTTTGTTTGCTGAGgcgaatttatatatatatatatatatatatatatatatatatatatatatatatataagcataTAGCAGTCAGACTCACTCAAATCCCATCTTCCAATTCAATTCAACATCTCTCTGGAGTTTTGgaatttcaaaagcacttttcagGACTTTGTGAAAAATCCCATTTCAGGTTAGGCAATGTTTCATCTCTCAATTCTGTTAACAACCCATGTTGTAGATTTGATTAAATTTTATGGGATTTTGATTAAATCTTTGGTGGTTTGAATCTTTAGTCTAATTATGTTCTTGTTAATTAATTAGCAGGTGACGATTTTGCGCCTTTCAACCTGAACCTGTTGAGCAATTCTTATGGGGCTATCATTCTCACTACTTGCCTCAGCCTGGGAAGAAATTGTGAGGCATAGATTCTTCGAGTTGACCTACAACATCAGTTTAACTCCCAGAGATATTGGAGCACAAGTTATTCGAAGAACACACAGCTTTAAGAAAATAGAATCCGAATCCATGACAGTTAATTCAAACAGTTCTAGTAAGTCGGGGACTAACAATTCGATTCGCTTGAGGGAATACAAACCCGAAAATGTGATACTCGACAAGAATCTTTCGTTTAAAGGTCTTGTCCAAGAGCAACAAGACATGGGGTTAGATTTTTGTAAAGGcaaaaatgaattgaagcacAAACCAATGCCTGCACTTGCTCTGCCTGAGCCGCCGGTTTTTTCTTCGCCAAGGCCGGTTAGCGAGCTTGATGCTGCTGCTGTTAAGCTTCAGAAGGTTTACAAGAGTTACCGGACCCGAAGAAACCTTGCAGATTGTGCTGTGGTGGTTGAGGAGCTATGGTGAGTCTTTTTGCAATTTCATTCcattgatttgatcaaattttcaatattttaaaATGGTTTGATTAATTTTCGTTTTTTCGAAACCTTTAGGTGGAAGGCATTAGATTTTGCAGCTCTGAAGAGGAGTTCTGTGTCGTTCTTCAATGTTGAGAAGCCGGAAACCGCTGTTTCGCGGTGGGCAAGAGCTAGGACTAGAGCAGCCAAGGTTGGAAAGGGTTTGTCCAAGGATGAGAAGGCACAAAAATTGGCTCTTCAACACTGGCTTGAAGCGGTAAGGTCTTGCGAAAACTCAACAACGATTTATCTGACTCTGACCTTAAAAAAATCGATGACTTTTCGTGCTTATTCAAAAAGATTATGGGATTCATGATCTAACATTCAGATGTTTCTTGATGTTTTATGCAGATTGATCCACGACATCGGTATGGACACAATTTACACTTCTACTATGATCTCTGGTTTGAAAGTGAGAGCAGCCAACCTTTCTTCTACTGGTAAGTAGTAGTgtttatattgttcattttttcTAAGATGGTTCATATCTCAATTACTGATCTATCTGTGTAATGCAGGCTGGATGTCGGAGACGGGAAAGAAATAAACCTCGAGAAATGCTCGAGGACGGTTCTACAACGTCAATGCATCAAGTATCTTGGACCGGTTAGTCATACCCTAAACCCGAATTTCGTTTACCACCAACATAATGCTT
Above is a window of Malus sylvestris chromosome 15, drMalSylv7.2, whole genome shotgun sequence DNA encoding:
- the LOC126601322 gene encoding IQ domain-containing protein IQM1-like, translated to MGLSFSLLASAWEEIVRHRFFELTYNISLTPRDIGAQVIRRTHSFKKIESESMTVNSNSSSKSGTNNSIRLREYKPENVILDKNLSFKGLVQEQQDMGLDFCKGKNELKHKPMPALALPEPPVFSSPRPVSELDAAAVKLQKVYKSYRTRRNLADCAVVVEELWWKALDFAALKRSSVSFFNVEKPETAVSRWARARTRAAKVGKGLSKDEKAQKLALQHWLEAIDPRHRYGHNLHFYYDLWFESESSQPFFYWLDVGDGKEINLEKCSRTVLQRQCIKYLGPIEREAYEVVLENGKLLYRQSGVLVNTSEGSKWIFVLSTTRSLYVGQKKKGQFQHSSFLAGGATTAAGRLVARDGILEAIWPYSGHYHPTEENFMEFVSFLEDNHVDLSNVKRCAIDDDSSYTKTTEAESTREGSFKSTESDGANKTDSHGLASKAPITTVQEQTKKVDSATANAKPPVFDASKRLSCKWTTATGPRIGCVRDYPTELQFRALEHVNLSPRVGPGPSVRYGPIPSPRPSPNVWLSPRLSYMGLPSPRTPIPAAN